One genomic window of Methanosarcina acetivorans C2A includes the following:
- a CDS encoding DUF5996 family protein, with protein sequence MVNSSIRDEQFPPLPIEEWEDTKNTLHLFLQVVGKVRLALHPKMNHWWHVPFYVSVRGLTTGPIPYEGMIFEMEFNFRDEGHALKIETSVGDTRNVPLKGLSVAGFYEKVFSNLNELGIVAGIRPVPYDIPWTTEPFASDYQHMAYDEAYVNRFWRILVQVNSIFQVFRGWFTGKSSPVHFFWHHADLALTLFSGRSAPVREGANPVEREASSHELISYGFWAGDQNVREPAFYAYMHPQPAGFMDELLSPKEAFWSPEAGLALLMYGDVRKAESPEKAVLDFLESVYQAGVKRAKWDIEAFRLSSSEQ encoded by the coding sequence ATGGTAAACAGCAGTATACGGGACGAACAGTTTCCGCCTTTGCCGATTGAAGAATGGGAAGATACTAAGAATACGCTGCACCTGTTTCTGCAGGTTGTGGGAAAAGTCAGACTTGCACTTCATCCAAAGATGAACCACTGGTGGCATGTGCCTTTTTATGTTTCGGTACGCGGGCTTACAACGGGACCGATTCCTTACGAGGGCATGATTTTTGAAATGGAGTTTAATTTCCGCGATGAAGGGCATGCTTTAAAGATCGAGACAAGTGTTGGGGACACAAGAAACGTGCCTTTGAAGGGGCTTTCAGTTGCGGGATTTTATGAGAAGGTGTTTTCAAATCTGAATGAACTCGGGATCGTAGCAGGGATCAGGCCTGTACCTTACGATATCCCGTGGACGACAGAGCCTTTTGCATCGGATTATCAGCATATGGCTTATGATGAGGCATATGTGAACAGGTTCTGGAGGATCCTTGTACAGGTCAATTCGATTTTTCAGGTCTTCCGGGGATGGTTTACTGGAAAAAGTTCGCCTGTACACTTTTTCTGGCACCATGCTGACCTTGCCCTTACTCTGTTTTCGGGCAGGTCTGCCCCTGTCAGGGAAGGGGCAAATCCCGTAGAACGTGAAGCGTCTTCGCATGAATTGATCAGCTACGGGTTCTGGGCAGGAGACCAGAATGTTCGGGAGCCGGCTTTTTATGCTTATATGCACCCGCAACCAGCTGGTTTCATGGACGAGCTGCTAAGCCCGAAAGAGGCTTTCTGGAGTCCGGAGGCCGGGCTTGCACTTCTCATGTATGGTGATGTCCGAAAGGCAGAGTCCCCGGAAAAGGCAGTACTCGATTTTCTTGAAAGCGTTTATCAGGCAGGGGTAAAAAGAGCAAAATGGGATATTGAAGCTTTCAGGCTTTCATCATCAGAGCAGTAG
- a CDS encoding glyoxalase/bleomycin resistance/dioxygenase family protein, with the protein MRFEIPQIGLELAQIGDILLIVGSVEALKPFGSTQATFLVDSLDEFRVYLEEKGAKIIRGPAEVPTGRNMPVKHPEHPDGSVIEYV; encoded by the coding sequence ATGCGTTTCGAAATCCCACAAATCGGCCTGGAACTGGCTCAAATAGGAGACATTCTGCTAATAGTCGGCTCGGTTGAAGCTCTGAAACCTTTTGGAAGCACACAGGCTACATTTCTTGTCGATTCCCTCGATGAGTTCAGGGTTTATCTGGAAGAAAAAGGAGCAAAAATCATCCGGGGACCGGCAGAAGTTCCGACCGGCAGGAATATGCCAGTAAAACATCCTGAACATCCTGACGGGTCGGTAATAGAGTATGTGTAA
- a CDS encoding ATP-grasp domain-containing protein → MLILDHPYVSEFLKDTAVEMQIPVLKNEMAAEISEEKGMKLLEKAEFIELMKEKGEYSLYSNSENSLGWISENLGFTGLPEKIELFKNKIKFRKLLERIYPDFYFQGIEFEKLDEIRVEEIKKPFIIKPAVGFFSLGVYKVSTDEDWAPVIKRIKAEVEEIKGRYPVQVLDVGNFIIEENIEGEEFAVDAYFNSAGKPVVLDILKHIFSSENDVSDRVYFTSKAVMETYRETVEDLLKEIGKLAGLKNFPLHIEIRIGEDRRIQPIELNPMRFAGWCTTDIAYFAYGINTFRYFHEKREPDWDKILADREEKNFCLVVLNKPAEIDSKAVQTFDYEKLLSDFEKPLELRKSDPEKYGFFGYIFTETRNSNWEEIGRILKSDLKEYITFR, encoded by the coding sequence ATGTTAATCCTCGACCACCCCTACGTCTCTGAATTTTTGAAAGATACCGCTGTAGAAATGCAGATTCCTGTTTTAAAAAATGAAATGGCAGCCGAAATAAGTGAGGAAAAAGGGATGAAGCTTCTTGAAAAAGCCGAGTTTATCGAATTAATGAAAGAAAAAGGTGAATATTCCCTTTATTCCAATTCTGAAAATTCTCTTGGCTGGATTTCGGAAAATTTGGGCTTTACAGGACTGCCTGAGAAAATAGAGCTTTTTAAGAACAAAATCAAATTCAGAAAACTGCTGGAGAGAATATACCCTGACTTTTATTTCCAGGGCATTGAGTTTGAAAAGTTGGACGAAATCCGGGTTGAGGAAATAAAAAAGCCCTTCATTATAAAGCCTGCAGTAGGCTTTTTCAGCCTTGGCGTGTACAAGGTTTCAACCGATGAGGATTGGGCACCAGTCATCAAGCGTATAAAAGCAGAAGTAGAGGAAATAAAGGGACGCTATCCGGTTCAGGTGCTTGATGTGGGGAACTTCATCATCGAAGAAAATATCGAAGGCGAAGAATTTGCGGTTGACGCTTACTTCAACAGTGCCGGAAAACCTGTGGTCCTCGATATCTTGAAGCATATATTTTCTTCGGAAAACGATGTTAGTGACAGGGTATATTTTACTTCGAAAGCCGTTATGGAAACTTACAGGGAAACTGTAGAAGACCTTTTGAAAGAGATAGGAAAACTTGCCGGGCTTAAGAATTTTCCACTCCATATCGAGATTCGAATAGGGGAAGACAGGAGAATTCAACCAATAGAGCTGAACCCAATGCGTTTTGCAGGCTGGTGCACAACGGATATCGCATATTTCGCCTACGGGATTAACACTTTCAGGTATTTCCATGAAAAACGTGAACCGGACTGGGATAAGATCCTTGCAGACAGAGAAGAAAAAAACTTCTGCCTTGTGGTATTGAACAAGCCTGCAGAAATAGATTCAAAAGCAGTACAAACTTTCGATTACGAAAAACTGCTTTCAGACTTTGAAAAGCCCCTGGAACTCAGAAAATCCGACCCTGAGAAATACGGGTTCTTCGGATACATATTTACGGAAACCAGAAACAGCAACTGGGAAGAAATTGGAAGGATTCTGAAATCGGATCTGAAGGAGTACATCACTTTCAGGTGA
- a CDS encoding fasciclin domain-containing protein, with product MNKRGDEIIRKIKLFGTVFITVTLIALMLFTSGCSQQSAENETEIVENETGIVENETRVVENETGIVENETGIVENESESLLNETENQTNRTEYRETERENLGEEVEGVPQEILNVVEKSDRNVMQALADRNFTTFVELLNVAGLEPLLAEEGIYTVFAPTNEAFDELPENAIPALENNTRELEKVLTYHIVDGKILMENNLENMTSVRTLEGEELPITVTENGVQVGGANITEADIVASNGVIHQIDKVLIPPSGAENTTSP from the coding sequence ATGAATAAAAGGGGAGATGAAATCATCAGGAAAATAAAACTTTTTGGTACTGTATTCATTACAGTGACGCTTATCGCACTAATGCTATTCACTTCAGGATGTTCTCAGCAAAGTGCCGAAAATGAAACAGAAATTGTAGAAAATGAAACAGGAATTGTAGAAAATGAAACCAGAGTAGTAGAAAATGAAACAGGAATTGTAGAAAATGAAACAGGAATTGTAGAAAACGAATCTGAAAGTTTATTAAATGAGACTGAGAATCAAACAAATAGAACCGAATACAGAGAAACTGAACGTGAGAATTTAGGAGAGGAAGTTGAAGGTGTACCTCAAGAAATATTAAATGTTGTCGAGAAAAGCGATAGAAATGTCATGCAAGCGTTAGCTGACAGAAACTTCACAACTTTTGTTGAGCTTCTCAACGTTGCAGGACTTGAGCCGCTTCTCGCCGAGGAGGGAATTTATACTGTTTTTGCTCCAACTAACGAAGCCTTCGACGAACTTCCTGAAAACGCGATCCCCGCGCTTGAGAACAATACCAGGGAACTGGAAAAAGTCTTAACTTACCATATTGTTGACGGTAAAATACTGATGGAAAATAATCTTGAAAACATGACGAGTGTCAGGACACTTGAAGGAGAAGAACTTCCCATCACTGTGACAGAAAATGGTGTTCAGGTTGGCGGTGCAAACATAACAGAAGCGGATATCGTAGCCAGCAATGGGGTAATTCATCAGATAGATAAAGTACTAATCCCGCCCAGTGGAGCGGAAAATACGACTTCTCCATGA
- a CDS encoding STAS/SEC14 domain-containing protein yields the protein MIEIMPGLPENVVAAVANGKITGEDYEKVLIPAIEDKIRTQGKIRMLYQLGPNFTGFTYNAMWDDAKVGIWHLTAFEKIAVVSDVDWIIDAVKVFKFAIPCPVKTFRNKEFAEAKAWISE from the coding sequence ATGATAGAAATTATGCCTGGTTTGCCGGAAAACGTCGTTGCCGCTGTTGCAAATGGAAAGATAACTGGAGAGGACTATGAAAAGGTGTTGATTCCAGCCATTGAGGACAAAATACGGACGCAAGGAAAGATTCGTATGCTCTATCAATTGGGTCCGAATTTCACGGGTTTTACCTATAATGCCATGTGGGATGATGCCAAAGTTGGCATATGGCACCTCACTGCGTTTGAAAAGATCGCAGTTGTCTCAGACGTGGACTGGATAATTGACGCTGTTAAAGTATTCAAGTTTGCCATTCCCTGTCCGGTAAAAACCTTCCGGAACAAAGAGTTTGCCGAAGCAAAGGCCTGGATCAGTGAATGA